GGTGGAAGGCTTCGGCCATGACATGCGGGATGTCGTTGGGATCGGTTACCAGGAAGGAGTGCTTGGTGATGGGCATAGTGATGCCCACGATGTCCGCTTCCTGGAACGCGTCCGTACCAATGACGCCACTGGCGACCTGGCCGGTAATGGCTACCATCGGCACGGAGTCCATATGGGCGTCCATGATGGCGGTAACGAGGTTGGTGGCACCGGGTCCCGAGGTGGCGATGCACACGCCAACCCGTCCGGTAACCATGGCGTAGCCTTGCGCGGCGTGGCCGGCTCCCTGTTCGTGACGGACCAGGATGTGATTCATGCTGGAGGCCATCAAGGGGTCGTAGGTGGGCAGGATCGCGCCACCGGGCAAACCGAAAATATCGTCCACGCCGAGTTCTTCGAGCGAACGGACAATTGCTTGCGAGCCGGTCATCACCGTTGGGGGTACAACGTTGTTCGGCCCAAGTACAGGAGAGAGAGGTGCAGCAGTGTCGACGACGACGGCCTCAGCCGTTCGGTCGACCTTTTCCGGAGCCTTTGGGGCTCCAGCGGACTTTGCAGCCATCAGCGAGGGGCTGATCGGCGATCCTTTGCTCATCGGACTCTTCCTTAGTGGATCTTCAGTTGATGGGTCTTGCTTCGGGGAATAAAAAAACCCCTCAGCCTTGCGGCTTTTCGAGGGGTTGCGCGTGACAGTTCGTTACCAGTCGGGCTAAGCCACGCGCTTGGTAAGTACGACGACGCCGACGGTAACGAATGAGATCATGCGTTCAGTGTTCCCTCTAAGTGAGATACGTGTCAATTGACCACCATCGTATCTCACCATATGGACAGGGCTGTCCGCCTGCCGGACTCCCCTGCCAAGGCCGGGGAGTCCGGGGTCCGGCATCAGCCGCAGTAAGCGCCGGTCGAGGCGCTGTGGACCAGCTTTGCGTACTTGGCCAAAACACCCTTGGTGAACTTCGCTGGAAGGGGCTCCCAGCCAACCTTGCGGGCTTCAAGCTCAGCTTCGTCCACCAGGAGGTCGAATGAACGTGCCCCGATGTCCACACGGATGCGGTCACCGTCCTGGACGAAGGCGATGGGACCGCCGTCGACCGCTTCAGGCGCAACGTGGCCGATGCACAAACCGGTGGTCCCGCCGGAGAAGCGGCCATCGGTCAGCAGCAGCACATCCTTGCCCAGTCCAGCGCCCTTGATGGCACCGGTGATCGCAAGCATTTCGCGCATGCCCGGACCACCCTTGGGTCCTTCATAGCGGATGACGACGACGTCGCCCTTGTGGATCTCACCATTGTCCAGTGCGTTAAGGGCCCCTTGCTCGCGCTCGAAGACGCGGGCTGTGCCCTCAAAGACGTCGGCGTCGAAGCCGGCGCTCTTCACCACGGCCCCTTCCGGAGCCATGGTGCCGTGGAGGATGGTGATGCCACCGGTCTTGTGGATGGGGTTGTCCAGTGCCCGAAGGATCTTTCCGTCAAGGTCCGGCGGGTTGATCGAGGCGAGGTTCTCGGCGAGCGTCTTGCCTGTGACAGTAAGGCAGTCGCCGTGCAGCAGCCCGGCGTCGAGAAGCGCTTTCATGATGACCGGCACGCCGCCGATCTTGTCCACATCAGTCATGACGTAGCGACCGAAGGGCTTGAGGTCACCGAGGTGCGGGATTTTGTCGCCAATGCGGTTGAAGTCATCCAGGGTCAGTTCAACTTCGGCTTCGCGGGCAATGGCTAGCAAGTGCAGGACTGCGTTGGTGGATCCGCCGAACGCCATGGTGACGGCGATGGCATTTTCGAACGCCTTCTTGGTCATGATGTCGCGGGCGGTGATTCCGAGGCGAAGCAGGTTCACCACGGCTTCGCCGGACTTGCGTGCAAAGTCATCACGACGGCGGTCTGCCGAGGGCGGAGCCGCCGAACCCGGGAGGGACATTCCCAGCGCCTCACCGATGCATGCCATGGTGTTGGCCGTGTACATACCGCCACAGGCACCTTCGCCCGGGCAAATTGCCTTTTCGATACGGGTGAGGTCCTCCATGCTCATCTTGCCGGCGGCACAGGCGCCGACGGCCTCGAAGGCGTCAATCAGAGTGACTTCCTTCTCGGAGCCATCCTCGAGCTTGACCCAACCGGGCATGATGGAGCCCGCATAGAGGAATACGCTGGCCAGGTCCAGGCGGGCAGCAGCCATGAGCATGCCTGGAAGGGATTTGTCGCAGCCAGCCAGGAGAACCGAGCCGTCGATGCGCTCGGCCTGCATCACGGTTTCGACAGAGTCGGCGATGACTTCGCGGGAAACGAGCGAGAAGTGCATGCCCTCGTGGCCCATGGAAATACCATCCGAGACGGAGATGGTGCCGAACTGCATAGGGAATCCGCCACCGGCGTGGACGCCTTCCTTAGCGCCTTGCGCAAGTCGGTTGAGGGAAAGGTTGCAGGGCGTAATTTCATTCCACGAACTGGCGACGCCAATTTGCGGTTTGGCGAAGTCGTCATCCCCCATCCCCACCGCACGGAACATGCCACGCGCGGGCGCGGCGTGAATTCCGTCGGTTACGACCCTGCTGCGGGGCTTGATGTCCGGTTTGGTATCTGTCGCAATTTGGGTGGCGTCGCTCATGGTCCAAAGTCTATGTGTCCACGGCAGCGGCCCACGACGTAATCCTCCCGGGTTAAGCACGAAGGTAAGAATATTTCCTCGTCAGCGCGGAAAACTTGAGCCCCTTTTCTTGGGATCACCAACTCCATCACAACCCAGGTTGGACGGCCCCTAAACGCTGGACACCCCATTAGCAGCCACGTAACGTCGGAAATACCACTAACTGCACCCTGTGAGCAGAAGGGCCACACCATGGACTGGTTGATTTGGGTCATTGTTATTGTGCTGATCGTCGCGATTGTTTGGTGGCTCCTGAGCCGCAACAACGCCAGGAATTCGTCAACTGGACCATTGGGCACTGCCCCTGGCACCGGGACTCCCGGACGGACAGGCACTGCCGCACCAGCTGCCATGGAACCCAGCGACACGATGTCGATGCCCGATACAGCCGCGGCGGTGGCTGGCGTAGCGGGCCTGGCTGGGGTTACGAATATGGGGAAGGCAGCGGCTGAGGGCAGCGGGCCCGTCGAATCCAGCATGGAATCACGCGTCGAAACCGAAGCTCAGGCTGGACCGCCGGTGGACGAACCTGTGATTGAAACGCCGGAGGTCGACGAGCCAGTGGTCGATGAGCCAGTGGTGGACACGGATGCACAGGTCACTGCCGGTGATGTCGATGACTGGGAGGCTGCCGGAACGCCGGCATCTGAACCCCTGGCGGCCGAGCCTGCGATTTCTGAGCCAGCGGCTTCCGGATCCGGGGACGGAGTGACAGCGGATGACGTGACGCGCGCAGATGACACGCCAAAGGTGGAGGAGTCAGCGGACACCAACGCAGCAGACAAAGCTGAGTGGGAATCCTCGTGGACGGACGCAGGCGGCACTGCGATCCACCATCACGAATACACGGATGCACACTCAGCCACCCTCGCCGGCGCCGAGACCGCGGCTGCTGAAATGGACGACGAAGATTCAATGACACCAACGGGCCATCTCGCCGCTGAACATCCATATGGGGTTGGCTCAGCCAGCGCCGCAGCAGACGGCAGCGGCCCCGAGGGCTACCCGGTGAAGGCCGACGCTTCAACCATGACCTATC
This genomic stretch from Micrococcaceae bacterium Sec5.1 harbors:
- the ilvD gene encoding dihydroxy-acid dehydratase; its protein translation is MSDATQIATDTKPDIKPRSRVVTDGIHAAPARGMFRAVGMGDDDFAKPQIGVASSWNEITPCNLSLNRLAQGAKEGVHAGGGFPMQFGTISVSDGISMGHEGMHFSLVSREVIADSVETVMQAERIDGSVLLAGCDKSLPGMLMAAARLDLASVFLYAGSIMPGWVKLEDGSEKEVTLIDAFEAVGACAAGKMSMEDLTRIEKAICPGEGACGGMYTANTMACIGEALGMSLPGSAAPPSADRRRDDFARKSGEAVVNLLRLGITARDIMTKKAFENAIAVTMAFGGSTNAVLHLLAIAREAEVELTLDDFNRIGDKIPHLGDLKPFGRYVMTDVDKIGGVPVIMKALLDAGLLHGDCLTVTGKTLAENLASINPPDLDGKILRALDNPIHKTGGITILHGTMAPEGAVVKSAGFDADVFEGTARVFEREQGALNALDNGEIHKGDVVVIRYEGPKGGPGMREMLAITGAIKGAGLGKDVLLLTDGRFSGGTTGLCIGHVAPEAVDGGPIAFVQDGDRIRVDIGARSFDLLVDEAELEARKVGWEPLPAKFTKGVLAKYAKLVHSASTGAYCG